The region CTAATCAACCTTCACATGACACTACACAAGTGAGCACCCATCATTTATCACAAGAGGCTGAAATAAACTGACCCCGTTGTGTGTCGTCCTGCTAATGACACCGCTCAGCAGACGCATGCTTCCCATCACCCATCATTAGGAACGTAAAGGATAACCCTGAAGACCGGGAGGTGTTGCTCATTACCAACGTTTCCACATATTGGGTTCAACtcacctcttcttctctctctagccctaaaacaaaaatcacagtAGATGCATGTTTTCCTTCACAACAGATTGTGGTTTTAAACCCCAAACAATGTTTAGCTTATCTTGGAAGAACATGCCTGTGCCTAACATGCAGAGTGTTTACCATATGAGTTTAGGAGGTTAGTGAGCTAAGATCAGATAAAAAGTAAAGCTGGAGCTGATGTTAATGTAAGGTTATACAAATCAAAGCTAGCCTTAAAAAATGCCACTAGATAATattgggggcggggcctgtgAAACTGTCCTGGAAGTGTCATTAGTGTCATATTATCAACATAGATCTATTTTACTCAGAGACCtaacatttcctttttaagaAAGCGGAAAGCTGTACATCCACAATATTTAGCCCTTAGCTCAGTAGTGCTTAGTGAGAAGATCAACTTTCAGCAGCACAGTGAACAGAGTAACAACACCTCCTCGCTGCAGCTGATAGTGTGTGGAGTCTCACAGTCTAGCAGGCTGAGTCATGGAAACAAGTGTGCCAAAAGCATGAAACCCTCACAGAGCTTCACTGCAGGCTGGGAAAGCTCACGCTGCAGTGTTTAATGACTTGGACAGATACATTAAGAACTCTTCATCAAACTCCATTATTTACAGGTTAAGCCTGTTGATGGTATTTCTTATCGTCAGTTATCATCAAGACACCTAATCAAGTAAATGATTCAACTTAAAATACAATCTGTGTAGTTGTAGCCTGATAGATCATTCTTCTGTATCTTAACAGTATAACAGAAACTGAGGAGAAAGGTTCTGTTTGTTTGCGTCATAAATGGGCGAGCCATTCTACAAAAACTTGATATCAGCTCAAACCTTCAGAACATTCATGAAGCCTAACCGTGCTCCCATGAACACAGGTGTTTTCAATCACCCTGGCTGATTACACTCTACAGTGAGgacggggaggggaggggtccTGTCCCAACAAGTGTGACAAAACTCAACAAGCAGAGAGTGATGTTGATTCTAATCAAGCCTGCTTTGTAGAGAGGACGTCCAAACTGAAAACACCTGTGCACGAGGACTATGGCTGTAAAGGGATTTCAGTAAACCTTTCAAACCTTTCACTGAAAATTGTTCaaaatttcactttttttaggaACTAAGCAAATCGTTTTTGTCttaataacttttaaaatgttctaaagATAACTTTTTATTACCTTCTTTCACAGTGCTGTCATAAATATACTTCACTAAAGGGTCTACAGGTAGCTGCTCAGACACATGGGCgataacattagcatgctaatagtGACAAGAGtcgcatgctaacatttgcttatGAGCACTAAAACCACAGTACAGTGGTAGCTGATGGAATTGTCATTAGTAATTCTATTTTTAGAAACACACCAAAGTATTTAAACTCTAAATCCTGAAGTGAATCCAAGAGTGAGAAGGACCTACATTCACAGAGTTAGCTAGCATGGCTAAACAACAATGTGCAGAATATTTTTAAGATATGAATACGCCTCTTTAATTgaattttttaacaattttaacAATTCAGTAGGAACTAAAAGGTTTAGGTATGCATTGTGAGACAGACCAACACATTATTGGTTTTGGACCCTTCATGGGATTTGCTGCCattaagaaaatattcaacaatCTTATCTTTTAAGTTCAGCAAGAAGCCATTCAATTCTATTTGTATCCACTTTAGCTTTACTGAAGCACCTTTTGGGTtcacacaacacagaaaaaaacataaaatcagaAATCATATACACCTTTAAGACAACAACCTACTGCAAAAATACCTGAAAAGAAATTGTGTTTTCCTCGTTTTTACACCTGTATTACTCACACGTACAAATAAAGCCCATATCAAAATGAGACAGCAGTGTTTTAGATCCAAAAGTACagaaaataactaaaacagaggaatacatttatttacctTGGCACACTGTCTGCTGTGATTGGGCTCCTGTGAAAAGACATGAAAGGGAATAAGTTTAATATGTGGAAAGAAAGAGGACACGGGATAAAAGGAAAGGGACAACAGAAAAGATAGAGGTATAAAGAAGCTAGCTCTTTATTGAGCTGAAATATGGTTTGTAAACATCAAGCTGCTGCACTGATGAAGCTTCAAGGCCTCCAGATGTCTCACGATTGCaccttttttcatttattattctgATCTTTTACTTTAATGTTGGGcggaaatgtctttttttaaggagGATTCACCTCACAGCTCTCTATGGCTCACTGGTAGTTTACCCTGCTGAACATCATTCTCTATTCTGCCTCTGGACTCTGCAGCCAGACACCAATGTAATGGGACCTTCTCCTGCTGGATAGCTCCCAAAACACTCTTTTGGGAGGCTTGAAATGGCGTCTGGGCTTTGAACCGCTGCTaatagtctgttttttttgaaaaacaggAGTGATTGTGCATTTGTGGACGACAAACTAAACAACGCTTTGTTAGAAATTTACCAGAGCTGTGGACTTCATCTTCCATTCTCCACACGTTTACGGTTCTGTCCATGGAGCCAGTTGCAATCCATGGCATAGTGGGAGACAGAGCAACAGCCGTCACGTACCTGtcgggaggaggaagaggaacacAAATGTGAAGGACAAAGTCTGACACAGGAAGAGATCTGCTTTAAAAAGTCAGACCGTCCCTGCTctaaaaaatggaaaaatgcCATCTAAGATCATAGAAGATCTTAAATCCTTTCAAGCACTGTACATAGCCTTGGCTGTGCTTACCCGCGGTGCTACTTCAATGAGTTTCTGGAAAGCAGAGTTAGATGCTATTGCATCACTGCACCCAGTGCTTCTGGGAAAAACTAATCAAgcaaaaatcacacattttgatCTGAAGCACTGGGGCTCCTGTGCCGCTGTTTGCCTGATAGCTGCAGAGATTGCATAGCGGCAGGAGGGCAGGTCATTTACCTGTCATGGTGTTTCAGAGTGTGGAGCAGAGTTCCCAGGTTCTGTAagcaaagaacaaacaaataagaAGGGGAATGTGTAGAACCTCTTCGTAAGCGGCAGCCGAAGACATTTGTGTTGGAGCTTCACTCACCACATCATATATTGCAACACTTTTATCCACTGAACTGTTAAAAAATAAGAGTAAACAAAGTCATTATATGCTTGTAATTTCATTACAGtataataaaagagagagaaaattagAACAGTCCTTccagacaaaaacagacacataatTCATTTGTGACTAAGTGCTGCAAACAGAGCACAGCTTAACCTTCAGCATGTTTGACTTAAAGCCAGAAACAGCAGACGCTTAAACTCAACAAAATACACTCCTCCTGTGGCCAACTGAGGGAACAGCAGGATCGCTGCTGAGCACAGGTGTCTGCCATTTGTAATGACAgaataaaaagaacaatttaaacactGAGGAGAGATTAATTTAAACTTAGAGCTAATGATTTCTCATCAAATAAATCATTCACCAAACACAACCCTGTCAGGCACTAAAGTCAATATTCAGTTGCCAGCACAGAAGGTGTTTattagagctgtgtgtgtgtgtgtgtgtgtgtgtgtgtgtgtgtgtgtgtgtgtgtgtgtgtgtgtgtgtgtgtgtgtgtgtgtgtgtgtgtgtgtgtgtgtgtgtgtgtgtgtgtgtgtgtgtgtgtgtgtgtgtgtgtgtgtgtgtgtgtgtgtgtgtgtgtgtgtgtgtgtgtgtgtgtgtgtgtgtgtgtgtgtgtgtgtgtgtgtgtgtgtattacccTGAGACGACCCTCTCTCCATGAGGAGAAAAGGCACAGGACAGTACTGGAGCTGACTGGCTGCTGAGGGTGTGAAGCAGCTTCATGGCACAGGCTGAGGGTTGACAAACACAGACCCACAAAGTGAAGGTGGAAGTTCAAAATCATATTATGTCTGCATTTGTTCAGCAATAAACCTCCATTACATTATTTATAAAGTGgtcagaaaatatttttaaaaaactgtctctaaacacacacacacacacacacacacacacacacacacacacacacacacacacacacacacacacacacacacacacacacacacacacacacacacacacacacacacacacacacacacacacacacacacacacacacacacacacacacttcaaaatgCATCAACCTGTGAATCAATTCAGTCAGCTCACACTCCAAACTTTTTGTCAATAACTGTCTCCCCTCTCGCTGGCTCACAGCTGTGCCTCCTGCTGACAGCTGCTAGGAAAcaaaagattttctttttggcaATAAACCTGAGACTTTCACAGCCTGAGACGCAAAGACACGTGAGCAGAGAGTGATCATTTGTTGAGCAGTATTTCTACGTGCCACAACTAATTGGTCTGTAGCAGCATTTCAATTATTAGACTGTAAacataaatatgtataaaatTAAACCTCCCTGTTCTCCATTAGAGTAAAAATACAGTGTGCAGGCTCTGTGGGAGGCTCATTTCTTAATTTCATgtgccaaaaacaaaaacacatgatcaaagctGACAAATTCAGACTAAACCAGCCAATAAAACACACTTAATGCTTGATAAACAACATATGCTGCAAGGGTCAAGGAAAGgctgaaaaactgaaatattgcAGATTTTGTCCTCAAagcttgaaaatatttttgattgatatttaCACATGGAACCTTTCCTGAATTATCTACTGTGTAGtcacttctaaaaaaaagtgcaacagtGGTCAATCCCCCTGCAAGCAAACACAAGCTTAATGCACATTTCAGCTCCTCCATGAAGAGTCAGTTtcagacaaaatacattttaaagaaatgaagacatacagtatatccttCTGTGTCCTTCTGCAAGCTGCttagagataaagaaaaaaaatccccattGAGCACAGCAGGTCACCAAATAGGTCACATTACCTCCTCCAAAGAAGTGACCGTTACCACGGTAACACATATTGGGAACCAACAACATCATGGTGTGTTCATACACTGATTTAAAGAAAGTCTGTAGGCTGGTACACAACCTTTGAATGTACAGGAAATGTTCTTGTTCAGCTCTTGGTTGAACATGATAGAAATGTCACAGAGGATATATGCACCTGATTCTCTTCCAATTCttccccacacacactcacacaatcctacacacactcacagtcctCTCCTACTGCTGCTGCTATATTTCAGCAGTGTCTTAAAATGATCCATTATTAATGAGTCAGTCTGCAGCTGATTTATTCCATGCAGCAATAAAATGTTTCTATTCTGTAGAGAGATTTCAAGGTTAGAACATtaagctgtctctctctctctctctctctctctctctctctcaaaggTGATGGAGTGAGGGAGCTCTAAGATGTGGAAGACGGCAGAGGGGTCAGCCTACCTGCTCCTTCACTCTGGGAAACAATCCATATTTTCAGCTGGCTGTCCTGCCCACAGGAGGCCAGTCGAAACTCCACACAGCAGCCATCTGCAgaaccagaaaaagaaagaaacagccACAGTCTATGGATGTTCACGCTCGACTGGGTTTAAtaacaaaaagagacaaatatcaTCTGACAGCCTGTTTGTGAGGTGTAACAACACATATCTTTTACACAGCATGGGGcataaataaagtgtttggATTTAGGTTCCTATTTCTAAATCTAAAATATGCTTTTTTGTTACCACAATGCAtcaattaagaaaaacagaaaatgtcactTGAGTTTATGGATGAAATGTGACAGGCTTCTTTAACTTAACGTTAAATGTGAAGCATAGATGACTTCAGTTTATTGTGCAGAATGGGTTTTTTTAAGTTCAGAGCCAGAGCcgattgtttgttctgttacaaaCGTATTTGAAATTAGTTGACGATTAGTCATATAAGACTGAATAACTTCTATTCTTTTCATTGACAGTCTACTAAATCACTACCATTTGATTaatgataaaagaagaaagtaaAACTCAATCTACAGGAACCTATTCTGATGTctataaagtgtgtgttttgtctggcCTATAGTCCAATGCCCTATTgcttactgtgagaaggcagactcagaacAAACACCCAGCTGTGGTGTCATCACCTGGGGGAGAGGTTAGGGAAAATcttcaaacagcctgtttgagcacacattttgttaaaagtggagcaggcaaaagatgaagacgatggacttttctcataattggggggtttgtagggacacatattagtgttagtgttagaaaaacatggtgaagtgtattaagcttaatatgtgacctttaagttcaACAAAACCAACATTTACGTCCCTGTACCTTCACGCTTTTGGGCAGCAACACTGTATCTAGAAAGTGATTTGGATGAACTGACTTGTTACTTTCCTCAGAAAAGTTTAGGAGATGCAAgctaacattttcaataaatcatttggattttttttaaactaaggtaaaataaatgtactcaCAAAAGACAAGCTTCTTTTCCAACAAAAGGTGGAGCCTTTCCATATATTGGGTTGAACATGAAtaagttaaagggatacttcacccgttgaaacatgaatctgtattgacattgggtcatatatgtagaaatgtgaaatacattttgaagttggtgccttcttggccgagaaaaggcataaagtgtctttttggctcatgtggatgaaagacacctaatcccagaatgcacagcaccgcaggtcACTCCcatagaatcagaaatactttattaatcccagagggaaatttgatcgttacagtttctccaaaatatacaatatagcagtagaaatatagaaataaaaacatttacagacatatttacttcaacacataaggccgtttcctcaactgattcagagatttcttccagaattgatcttcgaaattcctggcagaaaacaggtTTCTAGTGATACAAATCTTAATGCAAATGagtgaagtatctctttaaaTCACAAGCATGAAATAAATActcaagcaaagaaaaaaagaccccCTCCTGCCAAAGAAGACAGAGGAACTTGCATGCTTACATATCACCTACACATGGACACAGGTGAGCTCAATCATCTGATGCAATAAGTCAGAGCATCACTTGGAGCAAAcatgacaaacagagagagaaacaccacATTGAACTCACCAATTTTAAATTGTTGTGCGAAGCTGCAGCAGGCGACTCCCAGGTCATGAGTGTCCTTCTCAGcatgcagcaggttcatgtcCATGACATCCCAGAGTTTGAGGTCTCCATAGGTGCAGCCCGTCACAAACATCTGACCACAGGGGGAGAAGCAGCAGGCCACAACACTGGCCTCACTAGCAGCACTGCATCtgttaaagacaaaacattAGGATTAATACTTCATGTTGTCCTACATGGTGAAACATGCCTTCATGTTGACCTTAGGTAATAAGTATTTGTCTTTAGAAAGCTGAAAACTGAACTAGAGTTGTTAAAAGGCCCTGAAGATTTTTTCAAACAGGTGTATTGACTTTTCAAAAAAGAGGCTTTCTAAGAAACATGCTACTTTCTGTCATAATTCAGACATCTTCTGTCTTTGGCCTTTTATCTGTACTCGTCTCCAGAGTACAGAGTGAGAAAGACTCTGATGCAGCAATCAGAATTTCACAATACAATAATCAGGGTGACTTTGGGGGATAGTTTtgaagatggtgatgaaggCTGCAAATTGTGGCTTAAAGCTCTGTAAAAACCAAGTTTGTGGGCCGTGTAATTACAAAGTTTTGCCACTTTCAGAGTTTAAAATTGAACTTTTAAGCTCATAATTGAAGAATGTTGCCAGGCAGAAATCACTGAAACAATGTGTTTATTGATCACATATTTAAATTGGCAGATAATTATTTGGCAACAATTTTATAAACAGCTTAAATTATAATATCAACAAGAACTAATAATATAATACATCATTTATTATGTTTTGTAATACAGACGTAAAATtaaagtttggatttttttttctattgtattatgcttcacacacacacacacacacacacacacacacacacacatacacacaataaatgaataatggaCTTGCAATTATTGTATACATGACAGAAATTGTATCTTGCTATAGTTTGAGATAGGAGCTTGCACATTTGGAGGCTACGACCTACACAGGAAGTGAGTCACCTTTGTCACCTTGATGGCTCTAAATACTGTTTGATATGCAGCTCTACCTGTTGATGTGTTTCACATTTGGGGTCATACTGTACCTGCGTAGTGTCTTGGAGGAGAAGTCCCACAGGGCCACGGTGCCGTCACAGGCCCCTGCCAGCAGGTGGGAGGAGTCAGGGGCCACTGCGCAGACTCGGAGCGGACTGCGGCCCGGGTGATGCAGCGCCGCGGACACCTCACCTGTCTCCGAGCTCCACACGATGACGGAGCCGTCCGTAGAGCAGCTGAACAGGTGACTTCCGCAGGAGCTGAAGCAGCAACAGTGAACCCCGTAGCCATGACccgagagaggagagaagggaagCTCCGAGAAGTCAGCTGTGTTATAAACACggagagttttatcacctgagGAGGTCGCGAGGAGAGACGGGGAGAAGGCACAACAGCTCACCTCGTCCGAGTGCTGTCGAAGAGTGCACATCAGTGACACCATCTTTAATTAGCTTGTAGCTCTGTGGAGGGAGAAGTTTACTCACAAGGGGGCGCAAAATACTTAAATATCCGCCTGTGAAAGCAGAGGAGTGAAACAGAAACGATTGACAAACACATATTGTTAGACTTCCTGTCCGCCGTTTCAGTTACATGTTGCGTAAAAAACTTCATAGTTACAAACCTTTAGCGGAAATTGTTGCTCCTCACTTGTCTTGCACAATTTTGTACGTTTTGTACTCCAGCTGAGAGTTATAAAGTCTGTTTATCTCCACGACTGTTATCAGTCACATGACTCTGAATTACTCCATGTCCAGTTACACAATGATCATAGTCGACTTCTCCAGCGTCctcatgagaaaacaaaaactttccACCTAACTACGAGTCCAGTCCCAAGTCACTTTCATGAAGGTGACGTCACAATTAtgactaaaatataaaaatatatactaCCAGTTAAAAGTAAAATTGATAAAAGCCAAGTTAAAATGTTAACGCTCTCaatttagttttaattttttttttttattatttatgtgaaGATGCTGTAAAGCTCATTTTGACTTTGCTCATCTACTCTTACAATGCTTCAATTCTGTTgatcattttaatgtaaataacTATCTGCACAGTGACTAGCTGTTGGTAAATATTGTGGAGTATTTTCTTAGTAACATTGAAGTGTAAGTACCccaaaaatgcaaacaaagccGTGCAGTtctctttgttctctttgttaCAGTACTGGCTTGGACTACAATCAAATGGTGAATATTTTGTTACTATTTTGTAGTGCTTTTTATCCCATATCAACTTAAAGATGTTAATGATGAAATATACATTTCAAAAATAGTGTTTGGagaattgtcatttttttcttactATGAACTCAGTAATAAAGTACCATCAATGACGTAACATTTGGGCCACAGTGAGGGCctgacagcttttattttgaaaaacaggtttattttaaCTGTGCCACAcatccaatttaaaaaataacattagcTCAAAAAGTTGCTACTCATATTTCAGAACATTCATAATAAAATACAGTTACTTCAAATCTTCTGGCTTCAGCTGTCTAGAGACGCCTCCGCTGGGCCGTGACTCCCTGCTGGATAAAGCCTGGTGCAGGTTTCACGACTGTCCGCAGGATGTCTGACAGGACTGTGGCTGAAGGAAATGCTTGGAGGTGAAACACACTTTAGTGCACCACATTGATTCTCTCAGagtttacattttgtataaGGTTTTCCTGCGATATATTGTGCAGGACAAACATATagtacacacactgaaaaaaacaacactcagCACACTGTGTGGAGGTAAGAGGTCAGGCACTGCAATACTGAGTAGACCACAGTGTTAACAGTAGATTTTCAGCACAGACAGAAGACAGACATATGAAGTGCTACAGTCATCTGTATGCATTCACTATATTTTCACAAGACTGCtatgtacattttgaaaatcagACTTTAAATGTGACAGTGATCCCTctctgtatttcacatgtaaCTCAGAAATGCAGTTGAACGTTAAGTACTGCTGTGACCTTATGGTCAAAAAGCTGTAAACAATAATTCTTTGACTTGTTCGATAGTCCATCAAAttatctttagttttttttttttttttaaagctgtgtgtgattttctgtttgtttttttctaaaatacaaactttaacataaataataaagaaaataaatacatacacacttatgtactgatggtaaaaaaacaaaaacaatgacctCCAATATCTACAGTGTAAATGTAGAGAATGTTGAGTCCAAGAGTCAGTAGAGTTTGAAAAAGAGAACAGTATTGCACTTTGAGGTAAAAACCATGACGTATTATCTTAGCAGGAGAATTTGTCCTTTCTCATTGCACATCAGTGTTACTAGGTCGCTGTGTTGATTTAGTGCAACAGTTGAAGGACAAGCCTTCAGCACTAAAGATGAAGTTTGATACGTTTAGAAAGTTCCACCTGGGACACAGTATTTTACTGCAACAGTTCAGTCCATCGTTTGTCAAAAAATCTCCTCATGCTGTGGCCGGCTCGTCCAATTTGTGAATCGTCTTCATTAAACTTTTCACAGTTCTCGAAAACAAGGTTCACGTCGACAATGAAACTTTCCAAATTCAAGTACCTGTAATCATTAGAAAATGTTCAATATGAATTCATTACTAGTAtccaaacaaagagaaattgtgcaaaatgtagAATATACTGTATGCAAACAGAACACActtatgaaatgtttaaaaacaacaacacgtcAACTTACTGGTTGCTGTTGAGCTTTTCTCTGATGGTGGAGAAGTCCATGGGCTTCTTAATAACCTTCCTGTATCCAGGGACAGATTTGTGATTGACCGGTGTGAGGAAAGGCCAAGCATCCTGATGGGCCTCCAGCTCAGCCAGCAGCGCTCTGCAAACAACAGGGGGAAGACAAAGCTGAGCTGTTTTACCCtgcaaacattgttttctttcaatttgagtcaagttgaaatgttttattaatagaAGATGTACGGTGGATTATTTTCTAATACATGCATAACAGAATACGATTGAATGCTGCTAGGACCTTTGCATGCagtgaatatgtgtttgtgcataccGACACGTCTCCAGCccatttgtgttgttgtcttttgCTGTTTTAGCTTTCTTTGCACAGGAGGGGCTGTCATGCTCGGCCTGGGAGCTGTGTGAGCTGTCGTC is a window of Labrus mixtus chromosome 13, fLabMix1.1, whole genome shotgun sequence DNA encoding:
- the LOC132987344 gene encoding WD repeat, SAM and U-box domain-containing protein 1-like — protein: MVSLMCTLRQHSDEVSCCAFSPSLLATSSGDKTLRVYNTADFSELPFSPLSGHGYGVHCCCFSSCGSHLFSCSTDGSVIVWSSETGEVSAALHHPGRSPLRVCAVAPDSSHLLAGACDGTVALWDFSSKTLRRCSAASEASVVACCFSPCGQMFVTGCTYGDLKLWDVMDMNLLHAEKDTHDLGVACCSFAQQFKIDGCCVEFRLASCGQDSQLKIWIVSQSEGAACAMKLLHTLSSQSAPVLSCAFSPHGERVVSGSVDKSVAIYDVNLGTLLHTLKHHDRYVTAVALSPTMPWIATGSMDRTVNVWRMEDEVHSSGAQSQQTVCQGRKLLGHSRLLLTDWSEEDVQTWLCEEGLQELVSVFKSNNMDGPELNKLNKETAAELGIESLGLRGRFLRKIEALKAEQSGSEAPDEFLCPITRELMKDPVIASDGYSYERESIESWVRGRNKTSPMTNLPLQTSLLTPNRSLKMAISRWKSSQ